The following coding sequences lie in one Stigmatopora argus isolate UIUO_Sarg chromosome 5, RoL_Sarg_1.0, whole genome shotgun sequence genomic window:
- the arrdc3a gene encoding arrestin domain-containing protein 3a translates to MVLGKVKSFTVSYDCLNDSNVPVFSSGDCVSGRVVVEVTGEIRVKSLKIHTKGFAKVRWTESRNAGSNTAYTQNYTEEVEYLNHKDVLIGHERDDDNSEEGLTTIHSGRHEYAFSLELPQTPLATSFEGKHGSVRYWVKAELHRPWLLPIKTKKEFTVFEHIDINTPLLLSPQAGTKDKTLCCWFCTSGPISLSAKIERKGYTPGESIQIFAEIENCSSRMVVPKAAIYQTQTFYAKGKMKEVKQLVANLRGESLSSGKTETWSGKMLKIPPVSPSILDCTIIRVEYSLMVYVDIPGAINLSLNLPLVIGTIPLHPFGSRTSSVSSQCSMSWLGMALPERPEAPPSYAEIVTEEQRQSSLDVPAAREDLDGPLFAYIHEFRFQPPPLYSEVDPNPDHADRPEVRRADACPSR, encoded by the exons ATGGTGCTCGGGAAGGTAAAGAGCTTCACGGTGAGCTACGACTGTCTCAATGACAGCAACGTGCCCGTGTTCTCCAGCGGGGACTGCGTCTCAGGGAGGGTGGTCGTCGAGGTGACCGGCGAAATCCGCGTCAAGTCCCTCAAAATCCACACCAAAGGTTTCGCCAAAGTTCGCTGGACCGAGTCGCGGAACGCCGGTTCCAACACCGCCTATACGCAAAACTACACGGAAGAAGTGGAATATCTCAACCATAAAGACGTTCTAATTGGACACGAGAGAG ACGATGACAACTCTGAGGAAGGACTCACCACTATCCATTCAGGAAGACACGAGTATGCATTCAGCCTGGAGCTTCCACAGAC ACCTCTGGCTACCTCTTTTGAAGGGAAGCATGGCAGCGTGCGCTATTGGGTAAAAGCAGAACTCCACAGGCCGTGGCTGCTGCCCATCAAGACTAAGAAGGAATTCACCGTCTTTGAGCACATTGACATCAACACTCCGTTACTGCTG TCACCACAGGCCGGCACAAAGGACAAGACTCTTTGCTGTTGGTTCTGCACCTCAGGTCCAATTTCCCTAAGTGCCAAAATTGAACGGAAGGGGTACACCCCAG GAGAGTCGATCCAGATTTTCGCAGAGATTGAGAACTGTTCGTCCCGCATGGTGGTGCCAAAGGCGGCCATCTATCAGACGCAGACTTTCTATGCCAAAGGGAAGATGAAGGAGGTCAAGCAGCTAGTGGCCAACCTGAGGGGCGAGTCGCTGTCCTCTGGCAAGACTGAGACCTGGAGCGGCAAAATGCTAAAGATCCCACCCGTCTCTCCTTCGATCTTGGACTGCACTATCATTAGAGTGGAATACTCACTCATG gtGTATGTGGACATACCAGGGGCAATAAACCTTTCCCTGAACCTGCCGCTAGTCATCGGAACCATCCCACTGCATCCCTTTGGATCCCGCACATCCAGCGTGAGCAGCCAGTGCAGCATGAGCTGGCTGGGGATGGCTCTGCCCGAGAGGCCTGAAG CTCCTCCAAGTTATGCAGAAATTGTGACGGAAGAGCAGCGACAGAGCAGTCTGGATGTGCCAGCGGCTCGCGAGGATCTGGATGGACCTCTTTTTGCCTACATTCATGAGTTCCGCTTCCAACCTCCACCTCTCTACTCAGAG GTGGATCCTAACCCCGACCACGCCGACCGTCCAGAAGTGCGCCGGGCCGATGCCTGTCCATCACGCTGA